A genomic stretch from Corynebacterium terpenotabidum Y-11 includes:
- a CDS encoding trypsin-like serine protease, with the protein MPDPTPAQATTTTSTPSSGTSNSATADSGMTVAVPQESPWGPGTVFGVRPYTRGSTELSICTAAFSFTAPNKAGGSYTPAYAVTAGHCGEPGDDVYALDANDEPDYSQPVGRFVYSSLQPSQDSTGMDWAILEIKDTTADMSEPTPSIPTNLAMSPPPTGVDACQYGATTGEQCGYLDSAQTEKTRGDYGNIEVMWVNVCARPGDSGGPNYATVRGEEVIVGITDVGDNSVDQCLSADQEANGVAPMWKVMDELTKKMPDAYIDTYSL; encoded by the coding sequence ATGCCGGACCCCACCCCGGCACAGGCCACCACCACTACGTCCACCCCGAGCAGTGGGACTAGTAACTCCGCCACCGCCGACAGCGGGATGACCGTCGCAGTCCCTCAGGAATCCCCGTGGGGTCCCGGCACCGTGTTCGGCGTTCGTCCCTACACCAGGGGCTCCACGGAGTTGAGCATCTGCACCGCCGCGTTTTCCTTCACTGCACCGAACAAGGCGGGTGGTAGTTACACCCCCGCGTATGCCGTTACTGCAGGTCACTGTGGTGAACCCGGTGATGACGTCTATGCCCTGGATGCCAATGATGAGCCGGACTACAGCCAGCCGGTGGGTCGTTTTGTGTATTCCTCACTGCAGCCGTCCCAGGATTCCACCGGCATGGATTGGGCGATCCTTGAGATCAAGGACACCACCGCTGACATGTCCGAACCGACTCCCTCGATCCCCACAAACCTGGCGATGTCACCGCCGCCTACCGGGGTGGACGCCTGCCAGTACGGGGCCACGACCGGGGAGCAGTGTGGGTACCTGGACTCCGCCCAGACCGAAAAGACTCGTGGCGATTACGGAAACATCGAGGTCATGTGGGTGAATGTGTGTGCTCGCCCGGGTGATTCTGGCGGTCCCAATTATGCCACCGTTCGGGGCGAGGAAGTCATCGTCGGGATCACTGATGTGGGTGACAACTCCGTCGATCAGTGCCTTTCCGCTGATCAGGAGGCAAATGGCGTCGCTCCGATGTGGAAGGTGATGGACGAACTCACGAAGAAGATGCCGGACGCCTACATCGACACCTACAGCCTGTAA
- a CDS encoding helix-turn-helix domain-containing protein, with translation MPQPDSRPSPAQRRLNTVRAQAIGAALRDLRKSRGLTQDDLADQASDTGITRRTIYRIESGQTSPSAVLLWALADALGVSLEELVHRAEALAAEEDQDS, from the coding sequence ATGCCCCAGCCCGATTCCCGCCCCTCACCTGCACAGAGGAGGCTGAATACAGTGCGAGCCCAGGCTATTGGCGCAGCACTTCGTGATCTCAGGAAGTCGCGGGGTCTCACGCAGGATGATCTGGCTGACCAGGCCTCAGACACGGGAATCACACGGCGGACGATCTACAGGATCGAGTCCGGGCAGACTTCGCCCTCCGCCGTTCTCCTCTGGGCGCTGGCGGATGCGCTCGGGGTCTCGCTGGAAGAACTGGTCCACCGGGCGGAAGCACTGGCAGCAGAGGAGGACCAGGATTCATAG